A stretch of the Denticeps clupeoides chromosome 6, fDenClu1.1, whole genome shotgun sequence genome encodes the following:
- the LOC114792826 gene encoding speckle-type POZ protein-like isoform X2, which yields MEEDSRLLRNNSLVLLFEMMVTLESENIMRQKVQVPQCRLAADFGELLQEPLLSDCSLWVDGQEIQAHKAILAETS from the exons ATGGAGGAGGACAGCAGATTATTGAGAAATAACTCCCTCGTTCTTCTCTTTGAA ATGATGGTGACCCTGGAATCGGAGAACATCATGAGGCAGAAGGTGCAGGTCCCTCAGTGCAGACTGGCTGCTGATTTCGGGGAGCTGTTGCAGGAGCCGCTGCTCTCTGACTGCTCTCTGTGGGTGGATGGGCAGGAGATCcaggcccacaaagccatcctGGCAG agacgtCATAG
- the LOC114792826 gene encoding speckle-type POZ protein-like isoform X1 — translation MEEDSRLLRNNSLVLLFEMMVTLESENIMRQKVQVPQCRLAADFGELLQEPLLSDCSLWVDGQEIQAHKAILAGNMLTCGQI, via the exons ATGGAGGAGGACAGCAGATTATTGAGAAATAACTCCCTCGTTCTTCTCTTTGAA ATGATGGTGACCCTGGAATCGGAGAACATCATGAGGCAGAAGGTGCAGGTCCCTCAGTGCAGACTGGCTGCTGATTTCGGGGAGCTGTTGCAGGAGCCGCTGCTCTCTGACTGCTCTCTGTGGGTGGATGGGCAGGAGATCcaggcccacaaagccatcctGGCAGGTAACATGCTCACATGTGGACAGATATAA
- the LOC114792948 gene encoding major histocompatibility complex class I-related gene protein-like, whose translation MQLAMRKNVLNIGYLYPFLLWIHGEAWLLILWDLFCAIPLVHVNHVEDPNGASVILCSSVGFYPGDLLQVLLMNGQVLNTTNLHREKIRNPDGTFTLNTRLHLSEKVPENVTYSCRVNHTTMSANQVITQKPERNMAHTGPLIAVTGGLVVLVCLVSIIKYMCFRSQRLHPTAVDIDIYSALGRHHPVPCNTTTRNSVL comes from the exons atGCAACTTGCTATGcggaaaaatgttttaaacattggTTATCTGTACCCGTTTTTGCTTTGGATACATGGTGAAGCGTGGCTACTTATTTTATGGGACCTATTTTGTG CCATACCACTGGTACATGTAAACCATGTGGAGGACCCAAATGGAGCCAGTGTGATCCTCTGCTCATCTGTGGGCTTCTACCCTGGTGATCTGCTCCAGGTTTTGCTCATGAACGGACAGGTCTTGAACACAACAAACCTGCACAGAGAGAAAATCAGAAACCCAGACGGCACCTTCACTCTCAACACACGCCTCCACCTGTCAGAGAAGGTTCCTGAGAACGTCACGTATTCCTGCAGGGTGAACCACACAACGATGAGTGCCAATCAAGTGATCACCCAAAAGCCGGAGAGAAACATGGCTCACACAG GTCCATTGATTGCTGTGACAGGAGGTCTTGTGGTCTTGGTTTGCCTTGTCTCCATTATCAAATACATGTGTTTTA GGTCACAAAGATTGCATCCTACTGCTGTGGATATAGATATCTACTCAGCCCTGGGGAGACATCATCCAGTTCCATGCAACACTACCACCAGAAACTCTGTATTATAA
- the tiprl gene encoding TIP41-like protein, whose protein sequence is MNMMSHGFKSSKQDFTFGPWKVTTATTHIMKSKDIEHLAEEMHMPALPEMLFGDNVLRILHSDSFGIEFNAIDALKRVNNMEDSVKVACAQEWQESRADSEHSKEVVKRYDWTYTTDYRGTLIGDALQIKVTPTTERIDLEKLKAREQIMFFEEVLLFEDELHDHGVSMISVKIRVMPTSFFILMRFFLRVDGVLIRINDTRIYHEASKNYMLREFSTRESKISTLQHVPPSLYTDPNEIAQYLPLKLTQCEKLEFPEKVAEMEGGDDVQ, encoded by the exons ATGAACATGATGTCCCACGGGTTTAAAAGCAGTAAGCAAGACTTCACGTTCGGACCCTGGAAAGTCACTACAGCAACGACACACATAATGAAGTCTAAAGACATTGAGCA tttggctGAGGAGATGCACATGCCTGCCCTGCCAGAGATGCTGTTTGGAGACAATGTTCTAAGGATTCTTCACTCGGATAGCTTCGGCATAGAATTCAACGCCATTGATGCCCTCAAGCGCGTCAATAACATGGAAGACTCTGTGAAAGTGGCTTGTGCCCAGGAGTGGCAAGAAAGCAG AGCTGATTCAGAGCACTCCAAAGAAGTAGTGAAGCGCTATGACTGGACTTACACAACAGACTACAGAGGCACGTTGATAGGCGATGCTTTGCAAATAAAG GTAACGCCCACTACAGAGCGCATAGACCTGGAGAAGCTGAAGGCTCGGGAGCAGATCATGTTTTTTGAAGAGGTGTTGCTGTTCGAGGACGAGCTCCATGACCACGGCGTGTCTATGATCAGCGTGAAAATT AGGGTGATGCCCACAAGCTTCTTTATCCTGATGCGGTTCTTCTTGCGAGTGGATGGTGTCCTGATCCGAATCAACGACACAAGAATTTATCATGAG gCCAGTAAAAATTATATGCTGAGGGAGTTCAGCACACGGGAGAGCAAAATATCAACATTGCAG CATGTTCCACCATCTCTATACACAGACCCAAATGAAATTGCCCAGTACCTACCCCTAAAACTGACACAGTGTGAGAAACTGGAGTTCCCTGAGAAAGTGGCGGAAATGGAAGGAGGAGACGATGTGCAGTGA
- the riox2 gene encoding ribosomal oxygenase 2 — MPRKGKGSVEDVKAKRRKMDAGVSPCPFNFDTPSSLFGSLIAPVGVEEFFAEHWEKKPLHLKRSDPALAAYYQSLFQLSDLKELCARGLEYTRDLNLCRCVNSQKKVMNKEGRVNYSQLRKEFDQNRATIQFHQPQRFKDELWQIQERLESFFGSLVGSNVYITPQKSQGLPPHYDDVEVFILQLEGEKHWRLYSPTVPLAREYSLEPEERIGSPTHDIILKTGDLLYFPRGTIHQADTPAGVEHSTHLTLSSYQNMSWGDFLLDVFPSFLFDSMKSDLSMRTGMPRKLLTGASTNPKVSTQLSVFLRRLADRMELGEKELCSTDMKRDFVSNRLPPYLQDGADIVPVGKIPALQDSIQMRFKDHVLITVESSQERTDEPTELVVFVLHSLRNSRETHMMGECDEEQAEEEVSQSQGLRFPLSNLSALRQLQSAERLPVAELQLEADQDKVNLAIAFWTEGLLEVC, encoded by the exons ATGCCCAGGAAAGGGAAGGGTTCTGTGGAAGATGTTAAAGCCAAACGCAGAAAGATGGATGCCGGTGTATCTCCATGCCCGTTCAACTTCGACACCCCATCCAGTCTGTTTGGAAGCCTGATTGCCCCTGTCGGGGTGGAGGAGTTCTTCGCAGAGCACTGGGAGAAGAAGCCGCTGCACCTGAAGAGGTCCGACCCGGCCCTCGCCGCGTACTACCAGTCCCTGTTCCAGCTCTCCGACCTGAAGGAGCTGTGTGCGAGGGGCTTGGAGTACACGAGGGATCTCAACCTGTGCCGCTGCGTCAACAGCCAGAAGAAAGTGATGAACAAGGAGGGCCGGGTGAACTACAGCCAGCTGAGGAAGGAGTTTGACCAGAACAGAGCAACTATACAGTTCCACCAGCCTCAGAGGTTTAAG GATGAGCTCTGGCAAATCCAGGAGCGTCTGGAGAGTTTCTTCGGGTCGCTGGTTGGGTCGAATGTCTACATCACCCCTCAGAAGTCTCAAGGACTTCCACCGCACTACGATGATGTCGAG GTGTTCATCCTGCAACTGGAAGGGGAGAAGCACTGGAGGCTGTACAGTCCCACCGTCCCCCTGGCCCGGGAGTACAGCCTGGAGCCGGAGGAGCGGATCGGCAGCCCAACACACGACATCATTCTGAAG ACAGGAGATCTGCTCTACTTCCCCAGAGGAACCATCCACCAGGCCGACACTCCTGCTGGAGTGGAGCACTCCACCCACCTCACCCTCAGCTCTTACCAGAACAT GTCATGGGGAGACTTCCTGCTGGACGTGTTTCCTAGTTTCCTGTTTGACTCGATGAAGTCTGACCTCAGCATGAGAACTGGAATGCCCAGGAAACTCCTCACT GGTGCCAGCACGAACCCCAAAGTTTCCACACAGCTGTCGGTTTTCCTGAGGCGCTTGGCCGATCGGATGGAGCTGGGTGAGAAGGAGCTGTGCTCCACTGACATGAAGAGAGACTTTGTGTCCAATAGGCTTCCTCCGTACCTGCAGGACGGGGCAGACATTGTGCCAG TTGGGAAGATACCAGCACTGCAGGACTCCATCCAGATGAGGTTTAAAGATCATGTGCTCATAACTGTTGAGTCCAGCCAGGAAAGAACT GATGAACCTACAGAGTTGGTCGTGTTCGTATTGCACTCGCTGAGGAACAGCAGGGAAACACACATGATGGGGGAGTGCGATGAAGAGCAGGCGGAAGAGGAAGTCTCGCAG AGCCAGGGCCTGCGCTTCCCCCTGTCCAATCTGTCGGCCCTCAGGCAGCTACAGAGTGCAGAGCGCCTTCCAGTGGCTGAACTGCAGCTAGAGGCGGACCAAGACAAGGTCAACCTGGCCATAGCTTTTTGGACTGAGGGTCTTCTGGAAGTCTGCTAA
- the LOC114792322 gene encoding beta/gamma crystallin domain-containing protein 3 gives MSNQKSSWPDEIARNFSRLFFRSKTHDSGKSDAQGDASVPEKEESRDEDPDEKQVPELSEAFQEEGGEWKDEDGVSDDAGGSGPDQTPPVPAAAVDSFFRRLGSLLHFYSKPETEAEGMKWGSEGVWQPSDTGAGSPGVAEAERGRPGKPDRAAEVTATLDAHQAEDHEPDKLVLEEDFSSECGPETADIQTPEGNKDEHRRQALSCPPVVTYGTYRGLKEVKKMKTRPLVRLQSPISEGDEGQHSRESVSGEDVDSSRLHATEAVNNTSPPELTDRNKAASPASQGDSCPAGAPCISHIPLTAEKIETPETASAFLQDKEVKSQTMDSRPGAVTTTDTFLAAGKDGSATPVGTATVGGTRGCGRTTEVVEQESEQAGSPSLGQITGARGIRPDIALPGCQGGPLPSRCVPSPEWRERAQSADLGMDVGPSSQGLWQATGLEEDFLQLQSKIMVDNILRNALAALQKIETNQQESKYLHRDITTKVEDASSKPQNLFNMASAGQEERSSLLEDALGSNRTLVEGNRSTPSSGYESIAGSDTDIRCSPGLSCEGSSLITPVSSQQVEAVREEKPGMVGHADAMSSQGVSYRSERESERSNEGQGTDDKPPHKSRLFGEGDSVCPALADAECSVLNKLLPISRDLALEKEQEPCSCKDRPKMAVHEGAGNDEFPFAAKDPAESTIHRKQPITITFDGTITNTINHSNDCNTHPLDNKYCEVQKPNSLALEQQGMHNVEKVVRPKDSQTVQQPLIKNRLSTDMVSNASLESRTALDPSPDPYHGLETGGKGFIVVKTYLTSVLPGDSEDTAAGSTRVQPMDSCNADRPSEGEDRLEWSTVKAFRCTINDDQSQESETLKYGSVTGFCLEDGAKSNAAHGYGKRMHLDPSTHIPRALASGPHHHRLHEMDFHHNDPGFSIISEEEELDTVFVNDTGPMLSPSTRKMKAYPFSLSPIFEEECPRDEASVEENLQVPPVTEEEVKSEEQQSSSILSLLQSVSERLQSSAFSDHNHGQDEDSVDAFHRPCWESYLDKEEGDEEPTVLLSQAWKEDTETHVSTDQTSTQNVQETVFSPTVTFKAEKTADTPFYQYLKSSASVLPTSDSDEGLPTVNVGGSPSVITMEDHVGPGKVIPRPSLLHVDGGESSSATRHEIHADVEDSRGLLTHQGASVHARRGSWLLYVEPGFRGTCVVLEEGETVLARPTDLIGKNESAAISPPVPVGSIRRLVQDDCRPEILVQTCDSQGEHTAGLYSEAESIEAVPLSAARVTSGCWLAFDRPGFRGNYTVLESGGKTTPGPLSPQVTHVHSLRPLKRGGLKVRRLLDPAMEAYDQPHFQGARRELAGNTPSLDPAGEPKAVRSVRVTRGLWVGYTGVAYAGRQFLLEEGEYADCRELCGSDHALLSFRFLQADFVEPSITLLSDSPEVKPVDLVDVDIPELEGHTALNTAGSSIRVKSGVWVAYSSRYFTGDQYVLEKGLHPGTLDWGNSGSKAMSVRPVRLDTCNNEPKFLVRIYSKPHFEGEQREFEAKTTDCGSVVPMSFRVIRGSWLLFDEEGYSGNQFVLEEGLYPDIVSCDCTAAAIKSLKPIPHCFTDPCISLFSLDSFEGLKMTALKSDANVSNFFTQSLRVSGGLWVVYEFSNFKGRHRLLQAGEYPFWSKHSGWDTVGSFRPLTQRRVYIQVRNRALGTVLTTERVKDTSCPAKVTLSTAGALDTQQWLFTEGLLKCKVGKGCLAVIGGKANAGSRVALWPEHGRTHQRWSLNADGTVSTHLNHDLVLDLRGGTGLDKDHLIVSDVYSHKATQYWDFELV, from the exons ATGTCAAACCAGAAAAGTTCGTGGCCGGACGAGATCGCGAGGAACTTTTCCAGGCTCTTTTTCAGGAGTAAAACCCACGACTCTGGGAAAAGTGACGCGCAGGGCGACGCCAG TGTCCCAGAAAAGGAGGAGAGCAGAGACGAGGACCCAGACGAGAAGCAGGTTCCAGAATTATCCGAG GCATTCCAGGAAGAAGGAGGCGAATGGAAGGACGAGGACGGCGTGTCGGATGATGCCGGAGGGTCGGGACCGGATCAGACCCCGCCGGTCCCCGCCGCCGCCGTAGACTCCTTCTTCAGAAGGCTGGGCAGCCTGCTCCACTTTTACTCCAAGCCCGAGACGGAGGCGGAGGGGATGAAATGGGGGTCAGAGGGGGTCTGGCAGCCCAGTGACACCGGCGCCGGGTCACCGGGAGTGGCGGAGGCGGAGAGGGGGCGGCCGGGGAAGCCGGATCGCGCTGCAGAGGTCACAGCCACGCTGGACGCCCATCAAGCTGAGGACCACGAGCCAGACAAACT AGTGCTGGAGGAGGATTTCAGCTCAGAATGTGGACCAGAAACTGCGGACATTCAGACTCCAGAGGGAAATAAGGATGAGCACAGACGTCAGGCCCTGTCCTGCCCTCCTGTCGTCACTTACGGGACGTACAGGGGCCTGAAGGAGGTGAAGAAGATGAAAACGAGGCCCCTGGTCCGACTTCAGTCTCCTATCTCCGAGGGCGACGAGGGACAGCACAGCAGAGAAAGTGTCTCCGGTGAGGATGTGGACAGCTCTCGACTGCATGCTACTGAGGCTGTAAACAACACTTCACCGCCAGAGCTTACGGACCGTAATAAAGCAGCGTCCCCGGCTTCACAGGGAGACTCTTGCCCTGCCGGTGCACCCTGCATTAGTCACATTCCACTGACGGCTGAGAAAATTGAAACCCCTGAGACCGCAAGTGccttcctgcaagacaaagaggTCAAAAGCCAAACAATGGACTCGCGTCCTGGAGCTGTGACGACTACAGACACTTTCCTCGCTGCTGGCAAAGACGGATCGGCGACTCCTGTGGGCACGGCTACCGTGGGTGGAACACGTGGCTGCGGGCGGACCACTGAGGTGGTGGAACAGGAATCAGAGCAGGCGGGGTCACCTTCGCTCGGCCAGATTACTGGTGCCCGGGGGATTCGGCCTGATATTGCTCTTCCAGGCTGCCAAGGCGGCCCTTTGCCCTCACGTTGTGTTCCATCACCGGAGTGGCGCGAACGTGCTCAGTCAGCAGATCTGGGGATGGATGTGGGGCCTTCGTCCCAGGGCCTCTGGCAAGCCACAGGATTGGAGGAGGACTTTTTGCAGTTGCAGTCCAAAATAATGGTTGATAACATTCTGAGGAACGCCCTGGCTGCCTTGCAGAAGATTGAGACCAATCAACAGGAGAGCAAGTACCTTCACCGAGATATAACGACCAAGGTGGAAGATGCATCCTCCAAACCCCAAAATCTATTTAACATGGCCTCGGCGGGCCAGGAGGAGAGAAGCTCTCTGTTAGAGGACGCTCTGGGCTCGAACAGGACCTTGGTGGAGGGTAACCGATCCACCCCCTCATCAGGATATGAGTCCATTGCAGGTTCGGATACTGATATTAGGTGCAGTCCAGGTCTGAGTTGTGAGGGCAGTTCTCTGATTACCCCAGTCAGCAGTCAGCAGGTGGAGGCCGTACGTGAGGAGAAGCCAGGAATGGTGGGTCACGCAGACGCCATGAGCTCACAGGGTGTCTCTTACAGGAGTGAGAGGGAGTCTGAGCGATCTAACGAGGGTCAAGGGACCGATGACAAACCTCCCCACAAATCCCGTCTTTTTGGAGAAGGTGATTCAGTTTGTCCAGCTCTTGCTGATGCAGAATGCTCAGTTTTGAATAAGCTACTGCCGATCTCCAGAGACCTGGCCTTGGAGAAAGAGCAGGAGCCCTGCAGCTGCAAGGATCGTCCTAAAATGGCTGTACACGAGGGAGCAGGGAATGATGAATTCCCTTTTGCTGCCAAAGATCCGGCAGAGAGCACTATACATAGAAAGCAGCCAATTACCATTACTTTTGACGGTACAATAACGAATACTATTAATCATTCGAACGATTGTAATACCCACCCATTAGATAACAAATATTGTGAAGTGCAAAAGCCAAACAGTCTAGCTTTGGAGCAGCAAGGGATGCACAATGTGGAGAAGGTTGTCAGACCAAAGGATTCACAAACTGTACAGCaaccattaataaaaaacagactTAGTACGGACATGGTAAGTAATGCCTCTTTAGAATCTAGGACCGCTTTGGACCCTTCGCCGGATCCGTATCACGGCTTGGAAACTGGAGGGAAAGGTTTCATTGTTGTTAAAACCTACTTGACCTCTGTCCTGCCTGGCGACAGTGAAGACACAGCGGCTGGATCCACAAGGGTCCAACCGATGGACAGTTGTAATGCAGACAGACCCAGTGAAGGCGAGGACAGGCTGGAGTGGAGCACAGTCAAAGCCTTTCGATGCACTATCAACGATGACCAGAGCCAGGAGTCTGAAACCCTGAAGTACGGGTCCGTGACGGGATTTTGCCTTGAAGACGGCGCCAAATCCAACGCGGCACATGGCTACGGCAAGAGAATGCACCTCGACCCATCGACACACATTCCCAGAGCCCTGGCCTCTGGACCTCACCATCACAGGCTCCATGAAATGGACTTCCATCACAACGACCCCGGCTTTTCCATCATCAGCGAAGAGGAGGAATTGGACACGGTGTTCGTAAATGACACCGGACCCATGCTGAGTCCTTCCACCAGGAAGATGAAGGCTTACCCCTTCTCACTGTCACCCATTTTCGAGGAGGAGTGTCCGCGTGATGAGGCGTCGGTGGAGGAGAACCTCCAGGTGCCACCAGTGACTGAGGAGGAGGTGAAAAGTGAGGAGCAGCAGTCCAGCTCCATCCTGTCACTTCTGCAGTCGGTGAGTGAGCGACTGCAGTCCAGTGCCTTCTCCGACCACAACCACGGCCAAGACGAAGACTCCGTGGACGCGTTTCACAGGCCTTGCTGGGAAAGCTACTTGGACAAGGAGGAAGGCGATGAAGAACCCACCGTGTTACTCAGCCAAGCGTGGAAGGAGGATACGGAAACGCACGTTTCCACAGATCAGACCTCAACACAAAATGTTCAGGAAACTGTCTTCAGCCCTACTGTTACATTTAAGGCGGAGAAGACCGCAGACACGCCCTTCTACCAGTATCTGAAGTCAAGTGCATCAGTACTACCGACAAGTGACAGTGATGAGGGGCTTCCCACCGTGAATGTCGGTGGAAGTCCAAGTGTGATCACCATG GAGGACCATGTTGGCCCTGGGAAAGTCATCCCAAGGCCTTCACTG CTGCATGTAGATGGTGGTGAAAGCTCCTCCGCTACGAGGCACGAGATCCACGCTGATGTGGAGGATTCCAGGGGACTGTTGACGCACCAAGGAGCCTCTGTCCATGCCCGGCGAGGAAG CTGGCTGCTGTACGTGGAGCCGGGATTTCGGGGGACCTGCGTGGTGCTGGAGGAGGGGGAGACCGTACTGGCCCGCCCCACCGACCTCATCGGGAAGAATGAAAGTGCTGCCATCTCACCCCCTGTCCCGGTCGGGTCCATCAGAAGACTGGTCCAG gatgaCTGCAGGCCTGAAATCTTGGTGCAGACATGTGATTCACAAGGAGAACACACGGCGGGCCTCTACTCTGAGGCTGAAAGCATAGAGGCGGTCCCACTGTCTGCTGCCCGGGTCACGTCTGGATG CTGGTTGGCATTTGACCGCCCAGGATTCAGAGGGAATTACACCGTTCTGGAAAGTGGCGGCAAAACAACGCCTGGTCCACTCAGTCCCCAGGTCACCCATGTGCACTCGCTGCGGCCACTGAAGAGG GGTGGCCTGAAGGTCAGGAGGCTGCTGGACCCGGCG ATGGAAGCGTACGACCAGCCCCACTTCCAAGGTGCGAGAAGAGAGCTGGCGGGCAACACGCCCAGCCTGGATCCGGCCGGCGAGCCGAAGGCAGTCCGGTCTGTCAGGGTTACCAGAGGATT ATGGGTGGGGTACACCGGGGTGGCCTACGCCGGACGGCAGTTCTTGCTGGAGGAGGGTGAATACGCCGACTGCCGGGAGCTGTGCGGCTCGGATCACGCCCTCCTCTCCTTCCGCTTTCTCCAGGCC GACTTTGTTGAGCCCTCCATCACCTTGCTGTCCGACTCTCCAGAAGTGAAGCCCGTGGACCTCGTGGATGTAGACATTCCTGAACTGGAGGGTCACACTGCTTTGAACACAGCGGGATCTTCCATACGTGTCAAGAGTGGCGT GTGGGTTGCCTACAGCAGCAGGTATTTTACCGGGGACCAGTACGTCTTGGAGAAGGGACTGCACCCTGGTACCCTGGACTGGGGCAACAGTGGCAGTAAAGCCATGTCAGTCAGACCAGTTCGTTTG GACACCTGCAACAATGAGCCAAAGTTCTTG GTCCGGATTTACTCCAAGCCACATTTTGAGGGGGAGCAGAGAGAGTTTGAGGCCAAGACAACCGACTGTGGCTCTGTGGTCCCCATGTCCTTCAGGGTGATTCGAGGAAG CTGGCTGCTTTTTGATGAGGAGGGCTATTCTGGAAACCAGTTTGTTCTGGAAGAAGGTCTGTATCCTGACATTGTGTCTTGCGATTGCACTGCGGCTGCCATCAAATCTCTCAAGCCCATTCCACAT tGCTTCACAGACCCCTGCATCAGCTTGTTTTCCTTGGACTCCTTCGAAGGGTTAAAAATGACTGCGTTGAAGTCCGATGCCAATGTGAGCAACTTCTTCACCCAGTCCCTCAGAGTGAGCGGTGGCCT GTGGGTGGTGTATGAGTTCAGCAACTTTAAGGGCCGCCACCGGCTCCTGCAAGCCGGTGAATACCCTTTCTGGTCTAAACACAGTGGCTGGGACACGGTCGGCTCCTTCCGGCCCCTCACACAA CGTAGGGTTTACATCCAGGTGAGGAACCGAGCCCTGGGGACAGTGCTGACTACTGAAAGGGTGAAGGACACTAGCTGTCCAGCCAAAGTAACCCTCAGCACCGCCGGTGCCCTGGACACTCAGCAGTGGCTGTTTACCGAAGGGCTGCTCAAATGCAAG GTGGGGAAGGGCTGCTTGGCTGTGATCGGTGGGAAAGCCAATGCTGGGTCCAGGGTGGCTCTGTGGCCAGAACATGGCCGCACCCACCAGAGGTGGAGTCTGAACGCAGATGGGACAGTCTCAACACACCTCAACCACGACCTGGTGCTTGACCTCAGAG GCGGGACTGGCCTAGACAAGGACCACTTAATTGTCAGTGATGTATATTCACATAAAGCTACACAGTACTGGGACTTTGAACTGGTTTAG